One stretch of Natronolimnobius baerhuensis DNA includes these proteins:
- a CDS encoding tryptophan 7-halogenase yields the protein MNNYQDSEEIDSIGIVGAGDAGLFAALALEKGLEDVDVFIVDDFSEPVPQVGKSTLRYVLTFLHDRLEISQPRLLEEVKLAFKTTVYLEDWCGQEFHSPLGKPIPTVQQADLSPAIEPTVHQETLTKTNEAVFDEFYYRYHEDEFTTLYNELAETPGKSPMVIDPQNISNIQKGLPDAAYHFDATGLNQFLRTICAERGIELIDDRLTEIEIADGQIDRLESEDSTYEADLYVDASGFRRLLMSELDNPLQEFDLPVDSAVVATTDIDMSDVTSATVVTSGDAGWFWQIDTIELRDLGYVYSSDHISDEDALTEFIETRDEPIDPDEVRQYRFDSGVLETPWKGNCVAIGNAVGFVEPLQSTALTTSARLADRLAMFLGMHGRVNHQGVRDLYNETTHATWEEVYDFVSLYYKYNSGTTPFWEDAREVHPEPIQHVETYRASGFCAPETRAGLTRTRTDLNNYYLYYLVLHGLGVESPFYENLEHEPDPAVLERIEEYTDSVFDRLDDCLSYDEVYGVFHPGFKT from the coding sequence ATGAATAATTATCAAGATTCGGAAGAGATTGATTCAATCGGTATCGTCGGTGCAGGCGATGCCGGATTGTTCGCCGCGCTCGCCCTCGAGAAAGGACTCGAGGACGTTGACGTGTTCATCGTCGATGATTTCAGTGAGCCGGTGCCACAGGTGGGGAAGAGTACGCTTCGGTACGTTCTCACGTTTTTACATGACCGACTCGAGATCAGCCAGCCGCGGCTATTAGAGGAGGTAAAGTTGGCGTTTAAGACGACGGTCTATCTCGAGGATTGGTGCGGGCAGGAGTTTCATAGCCCGCTCGGGAAGCCGATTCCGACGGTCCAACAGGCCGACCTCTCGCCAGCAATCGAACCGACGGTCCATCAGGAGACGCTGACGAAGACAAACGAAGCGGTGTTTGATGAGTTTTACTACCGATATCACGAAGACGAGTTCACGACGCTGTACAACGAACTCGCAGAGACACCCGGAAAGTCCCCGATGGTTATCGATCCGCAGAACATCTCGAACATTCAGAAGGGGCTTCCCGATGCCGCGTATCACTTCGATGCAACCGGTCTGAATCAGTTCCTGCGGACGATCTGTGCGGAACGCGGGATCGAACTGATTGATGACCGGCTCACCGAAATCGAGATTGCGGATGGACAGATCGACCGTCTCGAGAGCGAGGACTCAACTTACGAGGCAGATCTCTACGTCGACGCCTCGGGCTTTCGCCGACTCTTGATGAGCGAACTCGACAATCCACTGCAGGAGTTCGATCTGCCGGTTGATTCGGCGGTCGTCGCGACGACCGATATCGACATGTCGGACGTTACCTCTGCGACCGTCGTCACCTCGGGCGATGCGGGCTGGTTCTGGCAGATCGACACGATTGAACTCCGGGACCTTGGCTACGTCTACTCCTCGGACCATATCTCCGACGAGGACGCGCTCACGGAGTTCATCGAGACGCGCGATGAACCGATTGACCCCGACGAGGTGCGCCAGTACCGCTTCGATTCGGGCGTCCTCGAGACGCCCTGGAAGGGCAACTGTGTCGCAATCGGGAACGCGGTCGGGTTCGTCGAACCGCTGCAGTCGACCGCACTGACGACGTCGGCAAGACTGGCGGATCGCCTCGCGATGTTCCTCGGGATGCACGGCCGCGTCAACCATCAGGGCGTCCGTGACCTGTACAACGAGACGACCCATGCAACCTGGGAGGAGGTCTATGACTTCGTCAGCCTCTACTACAAGTACAACTCGGGGACGACGCCGTTCTGGGAGGACGCCCGCGAGGTCCATCCCGAGCCGATTCAACACGTCGAGACCTATCGTGCGTCGGGCTTTTGTGCACCCGAAACGCGGGCCGGCCTCACGCGGACGCGAACCGACCTGAACAACTACTACCTGTACTACCTCGTCTTGCACGGGCTGGGCGTCGAGTCGCCGTTTTACGAGAATCTCGAGCACGAACCCGACCCGGCCGTCCTCGAGCGTATCGAGGAGTACACCGACAGCGTCTTCGACCGACTCGATGACTGTCTGAGCTACGACGAGGTCTACGGGGTATTCCATCCAGGGTTCAAAACGTAG
- a CDS encoding CARDB domain-containing protein: MDARLVGLVVVIGLLVGSLPVGIAVATASGPSHPSSTLETDRGASMQPAVQTPAATHAAWPDSSISDTLEYRTELRQLPDQPGEFEAEFQFAIPESVTKLEIDLESGATVEGADGFEETDDGRYRWTETSESPTIRTTLSANRSADGGHHAPAHTHAHDVGADSAGDETGYAFLETGEWGVVQVPHLGLSFQRTEPVGLEKSAVVDGPGATGGDIAFFGPVTEHERSTAGETIRLAVPEAATLDEDPADVLEALTGGSETLEIGARNDETFMVAVPADADFGPEGVQYGQADAWVSADASLSEPGSVWFHEYVHTRQEYANSADGTTAETAWLIEGQAEYEAARLGLETGLLEFDAFSRFLAGGERSPYADGVLADQTTWTDDRTDYVKGRLVYGDLDRQIRTATDGDRSIESVFQRLNAADGPVTGATFLESLEAVGGEDVRATAERYTKTAETPDMWDTAAHEAAFGHSSTDMTVGLEPETTSITAGDYEWPFLESHSSESAGEPAVLAVPADEPLTIPVAVANDGDAAGTYDVALQADGKTVAYEHDRLAAGETATETLSWTPPTPGEYTLRVGDEQVPVVVRAPSSVAVTDLSLESEPLEAGESVTATATVEATDDRPGATLVPFRTASATDKQPVSVPAGGVTTVEHEFMFDEDGQYEVAAGEKSAMVTVGHNAPAELESVPGFTGPAVLVAAALVGGVLLLRLRRHSV, from the coding sequence GTGGACGCTCGACTCGTCGGTCTCGTTGTCGTCATTGGACTGCTCGTTGGCTCGCTTCCAGTCGGTATCGCGGTCGCGACAGCCAGTGGGCCGTCTCACCCCTCGAGTACCCTCGAGACCGACCGGGGAGCGTCGATGCAGCCCGCTGTCCAGACACCGGCAGCAACACATGCGGCCTGGCCCGACTCGAGCATCAGCGATACCCTCGAGTATCGAACCGAACTCCGCCAACTTCCCGACCAGCCTGGTGAGTTCGAAGCCGAGTTCCAGTTTGCGATTCCGGAGAGCGTGACCAAACTCGAGATCGACCTCGAGTCAGGGGCAACCGTCGAGGGTGCGGACGGCTTTGAGGAAACCGACGACGGGCGCTATCGCTGGACAGAGACGAGCGAATCGCCGACCATTCGGACGACACTATCGGCGAATCGAAGCGCTGACGGTGGCCATCACGCCCCAGCTCACACTCACGCACACGACGTTGGCGCAGATTCAGCCGGCGACGAAACCGGATACGCGTTCCTCGAGACCGGTGAGTGGGGCGTTGTGCAGGTACCGCACCTCGGACTCTCGTTCCAACGAACTGAACCAGTCGGTCTCGAGAAGTCCGCCGTCGTCGATGGACCCGGCGCAACCGGCGGCGATATCGCCTTCTTCGGGCCGGTCACCGAACACGAACGCAGTACCGCTGGGGAGACGATCCGACTCGCAGTTCCCGAGGCGGCGACACTAGACGAGGACCCAGCCGACGTCCTCGAGGCACTTACTGGAGGCAGCGAAACCCTCGAGATTGGTGCCCGAAACGACGAAACGTTCATGGTCGCAGTCCCGGCAGACGCTGACTTTGGCCCCGAGGGAGTGCAGTACGGACAGGCTGACGCCTGGGTTAGTGCCGACGCATCGCTGTCTGAACCGGGATCCGTCTGGTTTCACGAGTACGTCCATACCAGACAGGAGTACGCGAACTCGGCCGACGGAACGACAGCCGAAACGGCCTGGCTCATCGAAGGCCAGGCCGAGTACGAAGCCGCCCGACTCGGCCTCGAGACGGGGCTACTCGAGTTTGATGCGTTCAGTCGGTTCCTCGCTGGCGGCGAGCGCTCGCCCTATGCGGATGGCGTACTCGCCGATCAGACGACGTGGACCGACGACCGAACGGATTACGTCAAGGGTCGCCTCGTCTATGGCGACCTCGACCGCCAGATACGGACGGCAACTGATGGCGACCGCTCGATAGAGTCCGTCTTTCAGCGACTCAACGCAGCCGACGGGCCAGTAACGGGTGCAACGTTCCTCGAGTCACTCGAGGCGGTCGGCGGCGAGGACGTCCGAGCCACAGCCGAGCGCTACACCAAGACAGCTGAAACGCCCGACATGTGGGATACGGCCGCTCACGAGGCGGCGTTCGGGCACTCGAGTACCGATATGACGGTCGGCCTCGAGCCGGAGACGACGTCGATCACAGCCGGCGACTACGAGTGGCCCTTCCTCGAGTCTCACTCGAGCGAGTCAGCGGGAGAACCGGCGGTACTGGCTGTCCCGGCCGATGAGCCACTGACGATTCCAGTCGCTGTCGCAAACGACGGCGACGCTGCGGGCACATACGATGTGGCCCTACAGGCCGACGGCAAGACTGTCGCATACGAACACGACCGGCTTGCTGCCGGCGAAACGGCGACTGAAACGCTGTCGTGGACACCGCCGACGCCCGGTGAGTACACGCTTCGCGTCGGCGACGAACAGGTCCCAGTTGTCGTCCGTGCACCCTCGAGCGTGGCTGTAACCGATCTCTCCCTCGAGTCCGAGCCGCTCGAGGCCGGCGAGTCGGTGACGGCAACGGCGACGGTCGAGGCGACGGATGACCGGCCCGGGGCGACGCTGGTTCCGTTCCGAACCGCGTCTGCGACCGACAAACAGCCCGTTTCGGTCCCTGCCGGCGGCGTCACGACTGTTGAACACGAATTCATGTTCGACGAGGACGGCCAGTACGAAGTCGCAGCCGGCGAGAAATCCGCGATGGTGACCGTCGGGCACAACGCGCCCGCAGAACTCGAGAGCGTGCCCGGCTTTACCGGGCCTGCAGTGCTCGTTGCGGCCGCGCTTGTGGGTGGCGTGTTGCTACTTCGTCTCCGCCGCCACAGCGTCTGA
- a CDS encoding heme NO-binding domain-containing protein has product MHGILHKTLEEYIIDRTDEDTWETIRERADLEPTLYLQVSHYDDDEFEAILETLSSMATQDRPAIERDFGRSLAPAIRSTFGAYSKADWGILELLTNLEAVYAEIGNANDDLRLPDISTERDGETVLVRYRTPREQHYCHLAHGILEGLSTVFEADATVTKEACLHDGDDCCQFSVTLE; this is encoded by the coding sequence ATGCACGGCATCCTCCACAAGACCTTAGAGGAGTACATCATCGACCGCACCGACGAGGACACCTGGGAAACGATCCGGGAACGGGCGGACCTCGAGCCAACGCTGTATCTGCAGGTGTCACACTACGACGACGACGAGTTCGAGGCCATCCTCGAGACGCTGTCCTCGATGGCAACACAGGATCGACCGGCCATCGAACGGGATTTTGGACGCTCGCTTGCGCCAGCGATTCGGTCGACCTTTGGTGCATACAGCAAAGCCGACTGGGGAATTCTCGAGTTACTCACGAATCTCGAGGCCGTCTACGCGGAAATCGGGAACGCAAACGATGACCTGCGACTGCCCGACATTTCGACTGAACGCGACGGTGAGACGGTACTCGTAAGATATCGAACACCACGTGAACAACACTACTGTCACCTCGCACACGGCATTCTCGAGGGACTCAGTACCGTCTTCGAGGCGGATGCTACCGTCACCAAAGAGGCGTGTCTCCACGACGGTGACGACTGCTGTCAGTTTTCGGTAACACTCGAGTAA
- the prs gene encoding ribose-phosphate diphosphokinase, which translates to MIVSGSASQTLAAALSAELEEPLAAVEYDRFPDGELLAAVPDFPADADRAVIVASTISSDAHLEVLQLQDAAREAGADEVITVLPYMGYGRQDAAFESGHPISARAVAKAISTGTDRVLTVSPHEEAVCDFFEPTATAVNAAGRLAEPLPADLTDPVFLSPDAGAIELAETVRKHYGSGETDYFEKVRHSGTEVEITPSDVDVAGRDVVVTDDIIATGSTMSEAIGVLGDRDVGRVFVTCVHPLLARNASTKLARAGVEAVYGTDTIEREASAVSVAPVLADAL; encoded by the coding sequence ATGATCGTTAGCGGATCCGCATCACAGACGCTTGCTGCGGCACTCTCGGCCGAACTCGAGGAGCCACTCGCCGCCGTCGAGTACGACCGCTTCCCCGACGGCGAACTACTCGCGGCTGTGCCTGACTTTCCGGCCGACGCCGACCGAGCCGTGATCGTCGCCTCGACTATCTCGAGTGACGCCCATCTCGAGGTGTTACAGTTGCAAGATGCCGCTCGAGAGGCGGGCGCAGACGAGGTAATCACCGTCCTGCCGTACATGGGCTACGGTCGCCAGGATGCTGCCTTCGAGTCGGGCCATCCGATCTCAGCGCGTGCGGTCGCGAAGGCGATCTCGACCGGCACGGACCGTGTGCTGACGGTTTCGCCACACGAGGAGGCCGTCTGTGACTTCTTCGAGCCGACGGCGACGGCCGTCAACGCAGCGGGTCGACTCGCGGAACCGCTGCCTGCAGACCTCACAGATCCCGTTTTCCTCTCGCCCGATGCCGGTGCAATCGAACTTGCAGAGACCGTTCGCAAGCACTACGGCTCGGGCGAAACAGACTATTTCGAGAAGGTCCGCCACTCCGGCACTGAGGTCGAAATCACCCCGAGCGACGTCGATGTCGCCGGGCGCGATGTGGTAGTCACGGACGATATTATCGCAACTGGCTCGACGATGAGCGAGGCAATCGGCGTTCTCGGTGACCGCGACGTTGGTCGCGTCTTCGTCACCTGCGTCCATCCACTGCTCGCGCGCAATGCCTCGACAAAACTCGCTCGAGCGGGCGTCGAAGCCGTCTACGGGACGGACACCATCGAACGCGAAGCGAGCGCGGTTTCGGTCGCGCCAGTACTCGCCGATGCGCTCTAA
- a CDS encoding HVO_0234 family beta-propeller protein has protein sequence MDSIEEKRVYGDREGALEAYVASALGVVRVRVAGDTVGEFDLCERCTARDLATTADGVVVASDDDIVILERDSDGEMTATETGFGPAVAVGVTHEELIAAAPDGTVARRPIVGGDWVPLEEQSIATVRAIDGGLIGTDSGVYRVHDGGLDHVGLTDVRDVAAASVPLAATDEGLFKLGNGWMDCLEEPMTAVAADPVTEPGQLSRAHAVAADGTLTAFIGNEWVEVAAPTDESVVALEYGETVYAVTEQGTFCALAGDTRADEREKIDEREGVDTHERTDLEWRCRSLGVHDVSALAISALE, from the coding sequence ATGGACTCAATCGAGGAGAAACGTGTCTACGGCGACCGCGAGGGCGCACTCGAGGCCTACGTGGCGAGCGCCCTCGGCGTCGTTCGCGTCCGGGTTGCCGGCGACACGGTTGGCGAGTTCGATCTCTGTGAGCGCTGTACTGCTCGTGATCTCGCAACGACAGCAGATGGCGTTGTCGTTGCGAGCGATGACGACATCGTCATCCTCGAGCGCGACTCCGACGGTGAGATGACGGCGACCGAGACTGGCTTTGGTCCGGCTGTCGCCGTCGGTGTGACTCACGAGGAACTGATCGCGGCGGCCCCCGACGGAACGGTCGCGCGTCGTCCCATCGTCGGCGGCGACTGGGTCCCACTCGAGGAGCAATCTATCGCGACGGTTCGAGCAATCGATGGCGGCCTCATCGGGACCGACAGCGGCGTCTACCGCGTCCACGATGGCGGGCTAGATCACGTCGGCCTAACGGACGTGCGAGACGTCGCCGCTGCCAGCGTCCCGCTCGCCGCAACCGACGAGGGACTGTTCAAACTCGGAAACGGTTGGATGGACTGTCTCGAGGAGCCAATGACGGCCGTCGCTGCCGATCCGGTGACCGAGCCCGGACAACTGTCTCGAGCGCACGCCGTCGCGGCTGATGGGACGCTCACCGCGTTCATCGGAAACGAGTGGGTCGAGGTGGCCGCGCCAACAGACGAGTCGGTCGTCGCGCTCGAGTACGGCGAGACGGTGTATGCCGTCACCGAACAGGGGACGTTCTGTGCGCTGGCTGGCGACACACGCGCTGACGAACGTGAGAAAATCGATGAGCGCGAAGGCGTCGATACTCACGAGCGCACCGACCTTGAATGGCGCTGTCGCTCGCTCGGCGTTCACGACGTCAGTGCGCTTGCGATTTCCGCACTCGAGTAG